From the Oceanobacillus kimchii X50 genome, the window ATAGAATATGCAAATAATGCATTTATACCCATTCCAGGAATAAGTATAAGAGGAAGTTTACCAAATATCCCCATTATCATCGTTCCAACAAAACTGGCCATGATTGTAGCAATCATTCCAGTTTCTAAAGAAACTCCTGCCTCACTTAAGATAGACCCATTCACAATAACGATATAAACAGTTGTAAAAAAGCCAATTACTCCAGCAATGATTTCCTTTCTTAATAAATCATGTTGCTCCATAATAAACCTCTGCAATCATGCTGTCCCTCTCCCGCCCGATAAAGACCATATGCTTTATCCACAAAGAAATATTATAGTGACAGAAAGAAGGAAAGTCAAATTTACCTTAGTATTAGAAAGTATGTTCGTTTTGATTCATGAATAATATAGGGATTTTTGTTATAATGTTGATGTAAGAAGAGCTTAATAAAGTAAAAATAGGCGGTGACAACACATGAAATATAATTCAGTGTTTGATATAATCGGCCCGGTTATGGTTGGGCCATCTAGTTCACATACGGCAGGTGCTGCTCGAATAGGGAAAGCTGCGAGGAACCTTTTTGGAAAACAGCCAAAATGGGCGAAAATTCATCTATATGAATCTTTTGCAAAAACGTATCGTGGTCATGGAACTGATTTTGCATTAGCCGGAGGATTATTAGGATTTGAAACAGATGATCCTCGTATGAATGACGCGTTAAAAATTGCAAAAGATCAAGGGTTAGATATCGAATTTATAGAAGATAGTGCTTCAGCAGATCATCCCAATACTGCTCGTCTTATAATTGGTGATGAAAATGACCAACAAGAACTAATGGGAATTTCAATTGGTGGAGGAAAAGTTGAAATTACTGAATTAAATGGTTTTGAATTGCGATTGTCTGGAAATCATCCTGCAATTTTAATTATGCATAATGATCGATTTGGTGCAATCGCTTCAGTTACAAGGATACTTGCAAAACACGAAATAAACATTGGACATATGGAAGTTAACCGGAAAGATATTGGAAAAGAAGCTTTAATGGTAATTGAAGTCGATCAAAATATAGAAGATCCAATACTAAAAGAATTAAAAGCAGCAGATCATATTATTTCAATTTCAAAAATTGTAAGTTAAGTTTGGATGAATGGATTTCAAAGGAGGGTTTGACGATGTTTCGAACAGTTAAAGAATTAGTTGATATAGCAAACGAAAAACAAATACCGATATCAGAAGTAATGATTTTGCAAGAGATGGAAGTAAAAGAACAATCGAGAGACCAAGTCATGGCTGAAATGGAAAAGAATCTCCAAGTTATGGAAAATGCGATTGATGATGCGTTAAAAGGTGTAGAATCTGTAACAGGATTAACAGGTGGAGACGCTGTTAAAGTACAAAAATATATGAAAGAAAAAACACCTTTATCTGGAAATTTAATGATGGATGCGGTAAGTAAGGCAATGGGAACCAATGAAGTGAATGCGGCAATGGGAATAATTTGTGCGACACCAACTGCAGGTAGTGCAGGGTGTGTGCCAGGTACACTATTTGCGGTAAAAGAACAGCTCAATCCTAGTCGCGAGGAAATGATCCGTTATTTATTTACCTCGGGAGCATTTGGTTTTGTTGTAGCAAATAATGCATTTATTTCGGGCGCAGCTGGAGGCTGTCAAGCAGAAGTAGGTTCAGCTGGTGCGATGGCATCTGCTGCTATAGTCGAAATGGCTGGAGGAACACCAGAACAATCTTCACATGCATTTGCAATGACATTAAAAAACATGCTGGGATTAGTTTGCGACCCTGTAGCAGGTCTGGTAGAAGTTCCTTGTGTTAAACGTAATGCAGGCGGATCTTCATTAGCAATAGTATCTGCTGATTTAGCTTTAGCAGGTGTAGAAAGTAGAATTCCTTGTGATGAGGTTATTGGAGCGATGTACCGTATTGGAAAACAAATGCCATCTAGTTTACGTGAAACGGGAGAAGGTGGGTTAGCTGATACACCAACTGGTCGTTTATTAAAAGAGAAAATATTTGGGGTATCCGTGTAAAGAGAGTGTGATTTAAGTGGTACAAAAACCTGTAACAGAAGTAAAAGGAATTGGAGAAAAAGTTGCCGAGCAATTAGCGACGATGAATATTTTTACTGTAAAAGATATGTTGGAATATTTTCCGTATCGATACGATATTTTCGAAAAAAAACCGCTACATGAGTTAATTCATGATGATAAAGTAACGATAGAAGGGAAAGTGGTCCATGACCCTTCCCTTACTTTTTATGGTAGAAAAAAATCTAGACTTTCCTTTACCGTAGAAGTTGATGGTGTAGCTGTAAAAGCTGTCATGTTTAATCGTTCATTTGCTAAAAAACAAATAACACAGCAAAGTTGGATTACCTTAACTGGGAAATGGGATGCGCACCGTCTGCAAATAACGGTCAGTAACTATCAATTAGGAAGAATGGAAGAAAAAAGCTCTATTAAACCAATTTATTCCGTTAAAGGTGATTTTACATCATATAAACTTCAAAAACTTATCCATCGTACATTAGAAGATTCTCTAACAGAAATTAAAGAAATACTCCCGGCTAAGTATTTAGATCAATACAAATTACCCAGTCGTGAGAATGCGGTTAAAACAATGCATTTTCCAAAAAATCGTGTGGAGTTGAAGCATGCCAGAAGGAGATTTATATATGAAGAATTTTTGCTTTTTCAATTAAAAATGCAACTATTTCGTAAGAAACAGCGTGAATCTACAACTGGTAATCGTCAAGATTTTGATCATGAGAAATTGATATCTTTTATAAAGAGCTTTCCGTTCGAATTGACCCACGCACAAAATCGAGCGCTTAAGCAAATATTAAATGATATGAAAGATCCATATCGGATGAATCGTTTGCTTCAAGGGGATGTTGGTTCAGGAAAAACGGCTGTTGCTGCAATTTGTTTGTACGCATCCGTGACATCTGGTCAACAAGGGGCGTTGATGGTGCCTACAGAAATATTAGCAGAGCAACATTTTCAATCCCTTCAGCAAATGTTTGGAGTTAGAGCTAAAATTGCTCTATTAACTGGTTCTGTAAAAGGAAAAAAGAGAAAAGAACTGACTGAAAAAATTGAAAATCAAAAGATAGATATTGTTATAGGTACACATGCATTAATTCAAGACGATGTTTTTTTTAAAAACTTAGGATTAGTAATTGTAGATGAGCAGCATCGTTTCGGTGTAGAACAAAGGCGGGTGTTACGCGACAAAGGTTTATACCCAGATGTTTTATTTATGACAGCCACGCCAATTCCTAGAACACTCGCAATAACAGCTTTTGGTGATATGGATGTATCAGTAATTGATCAACTTCCTTCAGGACGAAAAGAAATAGAAACGTTATGGGTTAAAGCCAATACCTTTGATCGTATATTAGACTTTGTGAGAAAGCGTGTGGATGAAGGCGAGCAAGCATATGTAATAAGTCCGCTCATTGAAGAATCAGATAAACTAGATATACAGAACGCAGTAGAATTATATCATCAGCTCGAAGCTTATTACTCTGGAGATGTTCAAATTGGATTAATGCATGGGCGATTAGCCACAAATGAAAAAGAAGAAGTTATGCGTCAATTCGCGGAAAATAAAACTCAAGTACTTGTCTCTACAACGGTAGTCGAAGTGGGTGTGAATGTTCCGAATGCGACAATAATGATTATTTATGATGCAGAGCGTTTTGGATTGTCGCAACTACACCAATTAAGAGGAAGAGTAGGCCGTGGAGAGAAACAAAGTTATTGTATTCTTATTGCTGAACCAAAAGGAGAAATTGGAAAAGAACGTATGCGAATTATGACAGAGACTACAGATGGATTCGAGTTGTCAGAACAGGATTTACAGTTACGAGGGCCTGGGGATTTTTTTGGGAAAAAACAAAGTGGTATGCCGGAGTTTAAAGTAGCTGATATGGTGCACGATTATCGAGCGCTAGAGACGGCGAGGGAGGATGCATCGATAATTATTGAAAATGACCTTTTAGAGGAGAAAAGTTATCAAGATATTCGTTCCCTTTTAGAAGAAGAAATAGATCGAATGGAAAAATTGGATTAATAGATAGCTTGCATAAATAAGCTGGCTATTATATATTACTATTAGTACCAAGTCTTAAATTTGAATGAAAGATAGTTGATGCAGATGAAAAGATCGAAAGTTGAACGTCAGAATATGCTTAAAGAAAAAATAGAATTAACTCCTTTTGTAACGGATGAGCAATTAGCAAAAGAATTCCAAGTAAGCATTCAGACGATTCGTCTGGATCGGATGGAATTAGCTATTCCAGAGCTAAGAGAGAGAATAAAACACGTGGCCACCAATCAATGGAATGAAACAGTTAAGGCTTTGCCTTTAGAGGAAGTCATTGGAGAAGTGATTGATTTAGAGCTAGATGAACGTGCTATATCGATTATGGATATTACGCCAGATTTAGTATTTTCTAGAAATAAAATAGCTCGTGGACATCATTTATTTGCCCAAGCAAATTCACTTGCAGTCGCTGTTATCAATGATGAACTTGCTTTAACAGCAAAATCAAATCTTAAATTTACGAGACAGGTAAATGAAGGTGAACGTGTTATTGCAAAAGCTATCGTAAAAGGAAAAGACACTCGAGATCGGACAATTGTAGAAGTGAATAGCTACGTAGAAAATGAACTTGTATTTACAGGTGAATTTTTTATGTTCCATTCTAGTAATGAAAAAGGAGAAATTTAACATGCGCTTAGCGATAGATGCGATGGGTGGAGACCATGCGCCAAAAGAAATTGTTCTTGGTGCAATGGATGCTGTAAAGGAATTAGATGTTGAAATCACTTTATATGGTGATAAAGATCAAATTACTCCCCATCTAACAAATGATAAAAATATTACAATTGTACATACAGAAGAAGTAATTACGAGTGAAGATGAGCCAGTCCGTGCAGTTCGGAGAAAGAAAAATGCTTCGCTAGTATTAATGGCAAATGCAGTTAAAGAAAAAGAAGCTGAGGCGTGTATATCTGCTGGGAATACTGGGGCCTTAATGAGCGCAGGGCTATTTGTAGTTGGAAGAATTCCTGGTATCGATCGACCAGCTCTTAGTCCAACATTACCAACGGTTGACGGTAAAGGGTTTTTAATGCTTGATGTCGGAGCAAATGTAGAAGCTAAACCAGATCACTTATTGCAATACGCAATTATGGGCTCCATTTATTCTGAAAAGGTAAGAAAGATCCAACAGCCAAGAGTAGGGCTTCTAAATGTAGGAACAGAAGACGGTAAAGGTAATGAACTTACAAAGAAAGCATTTGAATTATTGCAATCTGCACCAATTAATTTTGTGGGGAATGTAGAATCGAGAGATATTTTAAGCGGCGTTGCTGATGTAGTAGTAACCGATGGATTTAGCGGAAATATTGCGCTAAAAACGATTGAAGGAACAGCGGAAACAATTTTCACCCTCTTAAAAGGAACGTTAATGTCTTCTACCAAAACAAAATTAGCTGCCGCATTAGTGAAGAAGGATTTGGGAGGACTAAAAGATAAGCTTGATTACTCTGAATATGGAGGCGCGGGCTTATTTGGACTTGCTGCTCCGGTAATTAAAGCACATGGTTCTTCCAATGCAAGAGCAATCTATAATGCTATTAAGCAAGCAAAACATATGGTGGAATTTAATGTAACACCAACGATAGCAACTACAATTGAATCTATTGGGAATGTAGAGGAGGAATAAATTTGAAAAAAGTAGCATTCATGTTTCCTGGCCAAGGATCACAAACTGTCGGGATGGGTAAGGAATTATACGATGCAAATCCAAAGCTCCAAGAACTTTATTTAGAAGCAAACCAAATATTAGGTAAAGATATTCAACAATTAATGTTTGAAGGTCCTGAAAATGAGTTAACTCAGACAGAAAATGCACAACCAGCTCTATTACTTACGAGTGTAGCTATTCAAAAGTTACTTGAGGATCGCGGTGTAACTCCTGTAATGACAGTTGGGCATAGTTTAGGAGAATATAGTGCACTAGTTGCTTCAGGGGCATTTACTTGGCAAGATGCCTTGTCATTGGTTCAAATTAGAGGTCGTTTAATGGAAGCAGCATTTCCAAAAGGACAGGGAACGATGGCTGCAGTACTAGGTCTTGATGCAACTACAATTGAAGCTGCTTTATTAGAAATTACAGATCAAGTGGTTGATATTGCTAACTTAAATTGTCCTGGACAAGTTGTTATTTCTGGATCTATTGAAGGTGTAGAACAGGCAACTATTCTCTTAAAAGATAAAGGGGCAAAACGAGTACTTCCCTTAAATGTAAGTGGACCATTTCATTCTAAGCTAATGAAAGCAGCAAATGATGAATTTGCTACTTATTTAGATAAAGTGGAAATAAGTGATGCAAAACCACCAGTATATGCAAATGTATCAGCAAGTGCTACTTCAAGTAGTGGAGAATTAAAAGGGTTACTGTTAAAACAACTATATTCACCAGTTAGATTTGAAGAGTCAATAAATCAAATGATTGAAAACGGTGTAGATGCTTTTGTAGAAGTTGGGACAGGGAAAGTATTATCGGGTTTAGTGAAAAAAATTAATCGTAGAATGCCTACATTTGCAATTCAAGATCAGGCATCACTCGATAAATTTATGGAATGGTATGAGGAGGATGCATAAATGCTACAAGGAAAAAATGCGATTGTAACAGGAGCTTCTCGAGGCATAGGTAGATCTATTGCACTGGAACTTGCAAAACAAGGTGCAAATGTAGTGGTGAATTATGCAGGAAGTGAAGCTAAAGCAGAAGAGGTAGTTCAAGAAGCAATAAGTTTTGGTGTCCGTTCTTTCAAAGTTCAGACAGATATCTCAAACGAATCAGAAGTAAAGGAAATGATGAAGTCTGTTACCAACGAATTGGGTTCTATTGATATTCTTGTGAACAATGCTGGAATCACAAAAGATAATCTTTTGATGCGGATGAAAGAAGATGAATTCGATCAAGTAGTACAAACAAACTTAAAAGGTACGTTTTTATGTACAAAGGCAGTAACGCGTCAAATGATGAAACAAAAGTCTGGCAGAATTATAAATGTAGCTTCTATAGTAGGAGTGAGTGGGAATCCAGGACAAGCAAATTATGTTGCTGCAAAAGCAGGAGTAATTGGATTAACAAAAACAACAGCAAAAGAATTAGCGTCTCGAAATATTTTAGTGAATGCAGTAGCTCCAGGATTTATTTCTACGGATATGACTGATCGATTAAGTGAAGAACAACAAGATTCACTCTTAAATCTTGTGCCATTAGAACGCTTTGGTAAACCGGAAGATGTAGCAAGAGTTGTTCGTTTCTTAGCAACAGAAGATGCCAATTATATTACTGGTCAAACCATTCATATTGACGGTGGTATGGTGATGTAATACAATGACATAGCTAAAGTTTTAGCTATAGTATGAGGTATATGTATAATCTTTGAAAGGGGGTGAAGGAAGTGGCAGACGTATTTGATCGAGTAAAAGAAATTATAATTGATCGCCTTGATGTGGAAGAAGCTAAAGTAACCATGGAAGCATCTTTTAAAGAAGATCTAGATGCAGATTCTCTAGATGTGGTGGAGCTTGTTATGGAATTAGAAGATGAATTCGATATGGAAATCGCAGATGAGGATGCTGAAAAAATAAATACAGTAGGTGATGCTGTAGATTACATAAACAGCAAAGCTTAAGTGAATATTTGTTTACTCAGAGGTTGGGATATAATAAAGAGATTTAGTTTAAAGGCGAACAATCGTATAGCATAACGAAAGAAATATACGTTAATCCTTAGAGGAGGGACATGTCTTCTCTAAAGAAAAGCGAAGTATTCTTTAAAAGTTATGTTTTAGTTTACCTTTATTTAAATTCTCTTGTTGTCTCAACCTTTTATCTTTTAATGTAAAAGTTTTTGGGACCACCTAGCTAAAGCTCTAAGTTTCCGACTAGAAGAAAACAAATTCGTCACTTATGTAAGTTTTATTTTATTAATTAGGAGGTGTCTAAATGGATATACGTCCATTAGAGGAGCACTTAGGTATCTCTTTTAAACAAAAAGCATTGTTAAAGGAAGCCTTTACCCATTCATCGTATGTGAATGAGCATCGGAAACAACGACTATCGGATAATGAGCGTCTAGAATTTTTAGGAGACGCAGTTTTGGAATTAGCAGTATCACAGTATTTATATCGTAATAACAAAGATATGCCAGAAGGAGAAATGACTAAGCTTCGAGCGGCAATTGTATGTGAGCCTTCCTTAAAAAACTTTGCAGAAGAGTTGGAATTTGGTAAATTTCTGCGGTTAGGCAAAGGAGAGCAGCAAACTGGAGGAAGAGAAAGACCTGCTATTTTAGCAGATGCTTTTGAAGCATTTCTTGGGGCGCTCTATTTAGATCAAGGCTTTGACAACGTGTTAGATTTCTTAAATATTCATGTGTTTCCTAAATTAACAACGGGTGCTTTTTCGCATGCGATGGATTATAAAAGTCAGTTACAAGAATTTGTTCAGCAACATAAAGATCAAAAAATTGAATACAGAATCATCGAAGAAAAGGGACCATCTCATAATAAAGAGTTTGTTGCGGAAGTTGTTATTCAAGAAAAAGCTGCTGGAAATGGTACTGGTCGTACCAAAAAAGAAGCGGAGCAACGAGCTGCCAAAAATGCGCTTGATGCTATCAATAACAGTTAATAAAAAATCTCAAGGTAAAAGTTATCCTTGAGATTTTTATGTATATTATTTACGTATACTTGATAGTTCTTGAATAAATGCTTGTTTTTCAAATGCGCTTAATTGTCCCTTGCTTTTAACCATTTCATACATCATCTTTAGATCTTCATATTTATCAAGGTTGTAATCTTCCACTTCCATAATAGATCGATTAAC encodes:
- the sdaAB gene encoding L-serine ammonia-lyase, iron-sulfur-dependent subunit beta, whose product is MKYNSVFDIIGPVMVGPSSSHTAGAARIGKAARNLFGKQPKWAKIHLYESFAKTYRGHGTDFALAGGLLGFETDDPRMNDALKIAKDQGLDIEFIEDSASADHPNTARLIIGDENDQQELMGISIGGGKVEITELNGFELRLSGNHPAILIMHNDRFGAIASVTRILAKHEINIGHMEVNRKDIGKEALMVIEVDQNIEDPILKELKAADHIISISKIVS
- the sdaAA gene encoding L-serine ammonia-lyase, iron-sulfur-dependent, subunit alpha, with product MFRTVKELVDIANEKQIPISEVMILQEMEVKEQSRDQVMAEMEKNLQVMENAIDDALKGVESVTGLTGGDAVKVQKYMKEKTPLSGNLMMDAVSKAMGTNEVNAAMGIICATPTAGSAGCVPGTLFAVKEQLNPSREEMIRYLFTSGAFGFVVANNAFISGAAGGCQAEVGSAGAMASAAIVEMAGGTPEQSSHAFAMTLKNMLGLVCDPVAGLVEVPCVKRNAGGSSLAIVSADLALAGVESRIPCDEVIGAMYRIGKQMPSSLRETGEGGLADTPTGRLLKEKIFGVSV
- the recG gene encoding ATP-dependent DNA helicase RecG, which produces MVQKPVTEVKGIGEKVAEQLATMNIFTVKDMLEYFPYRYDIFEKKPLHELIHDDKVTIEGKVVHDPSLTFYGRKKSRLSFTVEVDGVAVKAVMFNRSFAKKQITQQSWITLTGKWDAHRLQITVSNYQLGRMEEKSSIKPIYSVKGDFTSYKLQKLIHRTLEDSLTEIKEILPAKYLDQYKLPSRENAVKTMHFPKNRVELKHARRRFIYEEFLLFQLKMQLFRKKQRESTTGNRQDFDHEKLISFIKSFPFELTHAQNRALKQILNDMKDPYRMNRLLQGDVGSGKTAVAAICLYASVTSGQQGALMVPTEILAEQHFQSLQQMFGVRAKIALLTGSVKGKKRKELTEKIENQKIDIVIGTHALIQDDVFFKNLGLVIVDEQHRFGVEQRRVLRDKGLYPDVLFMTATPIPRTLAITAFGDMDVSVIDQLPSGRKEIETLWVKANTFDRILDFVRKRVDEGEQAYVISPLIEESDKLDIQNAVELYHQLEAYYSGDVQIGLMHGRLATNEKEEVMRQFAENKTQVLVSTTVVEVGVNVPNATIMIIYDAERFGLSQLHQLRGRVGRGEKQSYCILIAEPKGEIGKERMRIMTETTDGFELSEQDLQLRGPGDFFGKKQSGMPEFKVADMVHDYRALETAREDASIIIENDLLEEKSYQDIRSLLEEEIDRMEKLD
- the fapR gene encoding transcription factor FapR, yielding MKRSKVERQNMLKEKIELTPFVTDEQLAKEFQVSIQTIRLDRMELAIPELRERIKHVATNQWNETVKALPLEEVIGEVIDLELDERAISIMDITPDLVFSRNKIARGHHLFAQANSLAVAVINDELALTAKSNLKFTRQVNEGERVIAKAIVKGKDTRDRTIVEVNSYVENELVFTGEFFMFHSSNEKGEI
- the plsX gene encoding phosphate acyltransferase PlsX, with the protein product MRLAIDAMGGDHAPKEIVLGAMDAVKELDVEITLYGDKDQITPHLTNDKNITIVHTEEVITSEDEPVRAVRRKKNASLVLMANAVKEKEAEACISAGNTGALMSAGLFVVGRIPGIDRPALSPTLPTVDGKGFLMLDVGANVEAKPDHLLQYAIMGSIYSEKVRKIQQPRVGLLNVGTEDGKGNELTKKAFELLQSAPINFVGNVESRDILSGVADVVVTDGFSGNIALKTIEGTAETIFTLLKGTLMSSTKTKLAAALVKKDLGGLKDKLDYSEYGGAGLFGLAAPVIKAHGSSNARAIYNAIKQAKHMVEFNVTPTIATTIESIGNVEEE
- the fabD gene encoding ACP S-malonyltransferase — its product is MKKVAFMFPGQGSQTVGMGKELYDANPKLQELYLEANQILGKDIQQLMFEGPENELTQTENAQPALLLTSVAIQKLLEDRGVTPVMTVGHSLGEYSALVASGAFTWQDALSLVQIRGRLMEAAFPKGQGTMAAVLGLDATTIEAALLEITDQVVDIANLNCPGQVVISGSIEGVEQATILLKDKGAKRVLPLNVSGPFHSKLMKAANDEFATYLDKVEISDAKPPVYANVSASATSSSGELKGLLLKQLYSPVRFEESINQMIENGVDAFVEVGTGKVLSGLVKKINRRMPTFAIQDQASLDKFMEWYEEDA
- the fabG gene encoding 3-oxoacyl-[acyl-carrier-protein] reductase; the encoded protein is MLQGKNAIVTGASRGIGRSIALELAKQGANVVVNYAGSEAKAEEVVQEAISFGVRSFKVQTDISNESEVKEMMKSVTNELGSIDILVNNAGITKDNLLMRMKEDEFDQVVQTNLKGTFLCTKAVTRQMMKQKSGRIINVASIVGVSGNPGQANYVAAKAGVIGLTKTTAKELASRNILVNAVAPGFISTDMTDRLSEEQQDSLLNLVPLERFGKPEDVARVVRFLATEDANYITGQTIHIDGGMVM
- the acpP gene encoding acyl carrier protein produces the protein MADVFDRVKEIIIDRLDVEEAKVTMEASFKEDLDADSLDVVELVMELEDEFDMEIADEDAEKINTVGDAVDYINSKA
- the rnc gene encoding ribonuclease III encodes the protein MDIRPLEEHLGISFKQKALLKEAFTHSSYVNEHRKQRLSDNERLEFLGDAVLELAVSQYLYRNNKDMPEGEMTKLRAAIVCEPSLKNFAEELEFGKFLRLGKGEQQTGGRERPAILADAFEAFLGALYLDQGFDNVLDFLNIHVFPKLTTGAFSHAMDYKSQLQEFVQQHKDQKIEYRIIEEKGPSHNKEFVAEVVIQEKAAGNGTGRTKKEAEQRAAKNALDAINNS
- a CDS encoding DUF1128 domain-containing protein, with protein sequence MNLDQPSTENMKYILDTLSEELQIVNRSIMEVEDYNLDKYEDLKMMYEMVKSKGQLSAFEKQAFIQELSSIRK